Proteins encoded together in one Amblyomma americanum isolate KBUSLIRL-KWMA chromosome 1, ASM5285725v1, whole genome shotgun sequence window:
- the LOC144134010 gene encoding tubulin beta-1 chain-like translates to MDAVRSRPLGQLFRPDNFVFGQSGTGNNWAKGHYTEGAELVDSVLDVVRKEAESCDCLQGFQLTHSLGGGTGSGMGTLLISKIREEYPDRIMNTYSVVPSPKVSDSVVEPYNAALSVHQLVENTDETYCIDNEALYDICFRTLKLRTPTYGDLNHLVSATMSGVTTCLRFPGLLNGDLRKLAVNMVPFPRLHFFMTGFAPLTSRGCQQYRALTVPELTQQMFDAKNMIAACDPRHGRCLTVAAVLRGRMSMREVDDQMLNIQNKDSSYFVEWIPNNVKTAVCDIPPRGLKMSATFIANSTAIQELFRRISEQFTAMFHRKVFLHWYTEEGMDELEFTEAECNLNDLVSEYQQYQKATA, encoded by the exons atggaCGCCGTCCGCTCAAGACCCCTCGGACAACTCTTCCGGCCGGACAACTTCGTGTTCG gtcagagtggtactggcaacaactgggccaagggccactacaccgagggtgctgaactggtggactcggtgctcgacgttgtgcgcaaggaagcggaatcctgcgactgcctgcagggattccagctgacccactccctgggcggtggtactggatctggcatgggcacactgctcatctcgaagatccgtgaagagtaccccgatcgcatcatgaacacctacagtgtagtgccctctccaaag gtttcggacagtgtcgtcgagccctacaatgctgctttgtcagtgcatcagcttgtggagaacaccgacgagacctactgcatcgacaacgaagcactctacgacatctgcttccggacgctgaagctcaggactcccacctacggagaccttaaccacttggtttctgcaacgatgtcgggtgtgaccacatgcctgag ATTTCCTGGGCTGCTGAATGGTGATCTTCGCAAGCTGGCcgttaacatggtgcccttccctcgcctccacttcttcatgactggctttgctccactcacgtcccgcggctgccagcagtaccgggctctgactgtgccggagctgacgcaacagatgttcgatgccaaaaacatgattgctgcttgcgacccccgccacggtcgttgcctgacagttgctgcagtcctcagaggccgaatgagcatgcgagaagtcgatgaccagatgctcaacatcCAGAACAAGGACTCGAGTTACTTCGTTGAATGGATCCCGAACAAcgtaaagacagctgtctgtgacataccgcctcgaggtctgaagatgtctgctactttcattgcgaacagcacagccattcaagagcttttcaggcggatctccgagcagtttacag ctatgttccACCGCAAGGTctttctgcactggtacaccgaagagggcatggacgagttgGAGTTCACCGAGGCAGAGTGCAACTTGAACGACCTGGTGTCAGAGTACCAACAGTACCAGAAGGCCACAGCTTAG